One Ignavibacterium sp. DNA segment encodes these proteins:
- a CDS encoding Do family serine endopeptidase, which translates to MKTKGVLGAAALVVVGILFGALLVSGFGLVRPGWADINLGANHPPVNLDADATSFSKAFIEVAEKVTPAIVQINVVAERENPHKDFFFFPFDDQIPKEQQGSGSGIIISDDGYILTNNHVVDNATKVSVGLADKRTFSAKVVGTDPLTDLAVIKIDADNLTSAYLGDSDNLKVGQWVMAIGNPLSLSSTVTAGIVSAIGRGQLGLINDSYGIEDFIQTDAVINPGNSGGALVDLSGAVVGINSAIATRGTGTYIGYGFAIPINLVKTVAKEIIAYGKVNRGYIGINIGEVNDALAKSVGLDKPKGIIIQGIVEGGAASETDLKSGDIILSVDGRELNKPNELQGYIASKTAGTSVNLKIFRDGKELDRKVTLKARDEDAKNKPVVMKGENNSKSETKSNTVSFESIGMTVKNLSEKDKENYNINSGIIITKVENFSKAAEQKLGSGLVIVEADKKKINDVAAFEKIVDSKKGKAVLLKVQDKDGNSKFIGLEIPE; encoded by the coding sequence ATGAAAACTAAAGGTGTTTTAGGTGCGGCTGCCCTTGTAGTAGTAGGAATTTTATTTGGAGCTTTACTCGTTTCAGGTTTTGGTTTAGTAAGACCAGGATGGGCAGATATTAATTTAGGTGCAAATCATCCTCCGGTTAATCTTGATGCAGATGCTACTTCTTTTTCAAAAGCATTCATTGAAGTTGCTGAAAAAGTTACTCCGGCAATCGTACAGATTAACGTAGTGGCTGAGAGGGAAAACCCGCATAAAGATTTTTTCTTTTTTCCGTTCGATGATCAAATACCTAAAGAGCAGCAGGGATCGGGGAGCGGAATAATAATTTCTGATGATGGTTATATATTAACAAATAATCATGTTGTTGATAATGCAACAAAAGTAAGTGTCGGATTAGCAGATAAAAGAACATTTAGTGCAAAGGTTGTTGGTACTGATCCATTAACTGATTTAGCTGTTATAAAAATTGATGCTGATAATTTAACATCAGCATATCTTGGTGATTCCGATAATCTAAAAGTAGGACAGTGGGTAATGGCAATTGGTAATCCTCTTTCACTCTCCTCTACTGTAACTGCTGGTATTGTTAGTGCAATTGGAAGAGGGCAATTGGGATTGATTAATGATAGTTATGGTATTGAGGATTTTATTCAAACAGATGCGGTGATAAATCCAGGAAACAGCGGCGGTGCCTTAGTTGATCTTTCAGGTGCAGTTGTTGGTATTAACTCTGCAATTGCTACCCGTGGTACCGGTACTTATATTGGATATGGATTTGCAATACCAATCAATCTGGTTAAGACAGTTGCTAAAGAAATTATTGCCTATGGAAAAGTAAATCGTGGATATATCGGCATAAATATTGGAGAAGTTAATGATGCTCTGGCAAAGTCAGTTGGTCTTGATAAACCGAAAGGAATAATTATTCAAGGTATTGTTGAAGGTGGTGCTGCGTCTGAAACTGATCTTAAGTCAGGAGATATAATTCTGTCAGTTGATGGGCGTGAGTTAAATAAGCCAAATGAATTACAAGGATATATTGCTTCCAAAACTGCCGGCACTTCAGTTAATCTTAAAATTTTCAGAGACGGAAAGGAACTTGATAGAAAAGTAACACTAAAAGCACGTGATGAAGATGCTAAAAATAAACCGGTTGTGATGAAAGGTGAGAATAATTCAAAAAGTGAAACTAAATCAAATACTGTCAGTTTTGAAAGTATTGGAATGACTGTTAAAAATCTTAGCGAAAAGGATAAAGAAAACTATAACATTAACTCAGGTATAATTATTACTAAAGTTGAAAACTTTAGTAAAGCAGCAGAACAAAAACTTGGAAGCGGTTTAGTTATTGTTGAAGCTGATAAGAAAAAGATTAATGATGTTGCTGCATTTGAAAAAATAGTTGACAGTAAAAAAGGTAAAGCAGTGTTATTAAAAGTTCAGGATAAAGATGGTAACTCAAAATTTATCGGTCTGGAAATACCTGAATAA